One window of bacterium genomic DNA carries:
- a CDS encoding ATP-binding protein codes for MYFRLLKPPKDKSFFLFGPRGTGKTTWVKSTFTDALYIDLLEAELFNDLTANPGRL; via the coding sequence ATGTATTTCAGATTACTAAAGCCACCCAAAGATAAAAGCTTCTTTTTATTTGGCCCACGGGGCACAGGTAAAACAACATGGGTTAAATCAACCTTTACTGATGCTTTGTATATAGACCTGCTGGAGGCAGAACTGTTTAATGACCTTACGGCTAATCCGGGCAGGCTT